A genomic stretch from Candidatus Methanomassiliicoccus intestinalis Issoire-Mx1 includes:
- a CDS encoding zinc-ribbon domain-containing protein — MAGYKSSLDAISSKKWGPILGIVIASVIAFILLAYISPSICFGFLICVLVIYFIPYYFGLKSFKLLAVWGIAFILLMPIPLSYFSENVVYEYEDKDIFSESKDKTIINGTVTPYIESENGTYTFTVEADEKYDVVKLWIAPTSAFGIYFVGNGHSSSYSMTTEGKTEDGKNIWSVTLDNLSPNMYSYMFEGKLVDESSEIDGEFTSAVIGPINEDSTSLYVTIYKTTVTNVALYIGLLYFLLMFMMYTNRRNRELFEQQRAKQSRPEEGPDGTFHCPKCNSEVIKGQKFCPQCGESFAVDPKEVQMPSAPFKGADDDYFCTECGTKVDENATVCPGCGKKFE, encoded by the coding sequence ATGGCCGGATATAAATCATCTCTAGACGCGATCTCCAGTAAAAAATGGGGACCGATCTTGGGTATTGTAATAGCATCAGTTATTGCATTTATATTACTGGCATACATATCACCAAGCATCTGCTTTGGATTTTTGATATGTGTATTAGTAATTTATTTCATTCCATACTATTTCGGATTAAAATCGTTTAAACTGCTTGCAGTATGGGGAATTGCATTTATTCTATTGATGCCAATACCGTTATCTTATTTTTCAGAAAATGTAGTGTACGAATATGAAGATAAAGATATATTTTCAGAAAGTAAGGACAAAACAATCATTAATGGAACAGTAACTCCATATATTGAATCAGAAAACGGAACATATACATTCACTGTAGAAGCAGATGAAAAATATGACGTTGTTAAACTCTGGATTGCACCGACATCTGCATTTGGTATATACTTCGTAGGAAATGGTCATAGTAGTTCTTACTCCATGACTACTGAAGGCAAAACAGAGGATGGAAAAAATATTTGGAGCGTAACTCTTGACAATCTGAGTCCAAATATGTATTCATACATGTTTGAAGGAAAGCTTGTTGATGAAAGCTCAGAGATAGATGGTGAGTTCACTAGTGCAGTTATCGGACCAATCAATGAGGATTCCACATCGCTGTACGTCACAATATACAAAACAACTGTCACAAATGTTGCATTGTATATCGGTCTGTTATACTTCTTACTAATGTTCATGATGTATACCAACCGCAGGAACAGAGAACTGTTCGAACAGCAGAGAGCTAAACAGAGCCGTCCAGAAGAAGGGCCTGACGGAACATTCCATTGTCCAAAGTGCAACTCAGAAGTAATTAAAGGACAAAAGTTCTGTCCACAGTGTGGAGAAAGCTTTGCTGTGGATCCCAAAGAGGTTCAGATGCCATCTGCCCCATTCAAAGGCGCTGATGATGATTACTTCTGCACAGAATGTGGCACAAAGGTGGATGAAAACGCTACGGTTTGTCCTGGATGCGGGAAAAAATTTGAATGA
- a CDS encoding OBG GTPase family GTP-binding protein, translating to MALTIDEQIKSIEEEIEKTQYNKKTQGHIGLLKAKIARLKMEQEKRRAASGGGGQGYSVKKSGNATVALVGFPSVGKSTLLTKLTGAKSDVAAYAFTTLDVIPGLMTYKFAKIQILDMPGLIRDASKGKGRGREVLAVVRTSDLVFFIVDVFDTNVEVLMDELYNAGIRLNTHPPNVVITKTDRGGIEVKPTTTMTKMSAESAAEMVSAYGYVNAEVIIREDIDEEQLIDALTGNRVYLKAIVAINKIDSAEPKLLNSVKEKMKKYDPVYISANKEIGLDELKERIYHELDFIHIFLKPQGMDADMDEPMVIMNGSSIGDLCDRIHRSFRKNFRYAIVWGKSAKFPGQTVGVDHILKNGDIVTVVVKRGGD from the coding sequence TTGGCTCTAACGATTGATGAACAGATAAAATCTATTGAAGAGGAAATCGAGAAGACCCAATATAATAAAAAAACACAGGGACACATAGGACTTCTGAAAGCCAAGATCGCCAGATTAAAAATGGAGCAGGAAAAAAGACGTGCTGCTTCAGGCGGCGGAGGCCAGGGATATTCTGTTAAGAAATCAGGCAATGCTACTGTAGCACTGGTTGGATTTCCGAGTGTAGGAAAATCAACACTTTTAACTAAATTAACAGGCGCTAAAAGTGATGTTGCAGCTTATGCATTCACAACTCTGGATGTAATCCCCGGATTGATGACTTATAAGTTTGCTAAAATCCAGATTTTAGATATGCCAGGGCTTATCCGGGACGCGTCAAAAGGAAAAGGCCGAGGCAGAGAAGTTTTAGCTGTTGTCAGAACTTCTGATCTGGTGTTTTTTATTGTTGATGTGTTCGACACCAATGTAGAAGTTTTGATGGATGAACTATATAATGCTGGTATTCGATTAAATACCCACCCTCCGAATGTTGTAATCACAAAAACTGATCGCGGTGGTATAGAGGTTAAGCCTACAACCACTATGACTAAAATGAGTGCAGAATCTGCTGCAGAGATGGTATCTGCCTACGGGTACGTAAACGCAGAAGTCATCATCAGAGAAGATATCGATGAGGAGCAGTTGATCGATGCTCTTACTGGCAATCGTGTATACCTTAAGGCGATTGTAGCTATAAACAAGATAGATTCAGCCGAACCTAAGCTTTTAAACTCCGTTAAAGAGAAAATGAAGAAATATGATCCAGTTTACATCTCTGCGAATAAAGAAATTGGCTTAGATGAACTGAAGGAGCGCATATATCATGAGCTCGATTTCATTCATATCTTTTTGAAGCCGCAGGGAATGGATGCTGATATGGATGAACCCATGGTCATCATGAACGGGTCGTCTATCGGAGATTTATGTGACCGCATCCATCGTTCCTTTAGGAAAAATTTCAGGTATGCTATAGTCTGGGGCAAAAGCGCCAAGTTTCCAGGACAGACTGTTGGAGTGGATCATATCCTCAAAAACGGCGATATCGTGACTGTAGTGGTAAAGCGCGGTGGTGACTAA
- the dcd gene encoding dCTP deaminase, whose product MCILPDHEILSNIQNGIMNISDFYDGSITPNGYDLRIAEISIPDSGLKITDGKVKIPPKTMFYVSTIEKVELPNYISAQLWLRTSWIRKGIIAGLGKVDAGFKGTLTFMGYNVSNSDIELSISDRFVQIVFETLHSPALISYEKRSGNYQGQNGITLSPILDKI is encoded by the coding sequence ATGTGCATTTTACCAGATCATGAGATTCTGTCAAATATTCAAAATGGAATAATGAATATCAGTGATTTTTATGATGGATCCATAACTCCTAATGGCTATGACCTGAGAATCGCTGAGATCTCCATACCTGATTCCGGGCTAAAAATTACAGATGGGAAAGTAAAGATTCCACCCAAAACTATGTTTTATGTATCTACAATTGAAAAGGTAGAACTGCCGAATTATATCTCAGCACAATTATGGCTGAGAACTTCCTGGATTCGAAAAGGAATAATCGCCGGATTGGGAAAAGTGGATGCTGGATTCAAAGGAACGCTGACGTTTATGGGTTACAACGTCTCAAACAGTGACATCGAACTTTCCATCTCAGACAGATTTGTTCAGATTGTTTTTGAAACTCTGCATTCTCCGGCTTTAATTTCGTATGAGAAAAGAAGCGGGAATTATCAAGGTCAAAATGGAATAACACTCTCACCAATCCTCGACAAGATCTAG
- a CDS encoding DNA topoisomerase IV subunit A, whose protein sequence is MTNERNTEAIKRLYSISEDIYDQLESGKIPKMVLPLRTKANIKFDNRSQVWKYGSMNGVRSAKKVKGAMMLLRTSYMLELIQNMIETNKSSTLREAYYISEAWGKAKFNSQDESNLLAEDLEIVTDCLREDFKLRPEENGAHIIGDLNIIETDRKGKKKALNCRDDVGDSGYGIPYNVEKEKLELKSTSAKFVIAIETGGMFDRLVENGFDEKSDGILVHLKGQPARSTRRFIKRLNDEMGLPVIVFTDGDPWSFRIYASVAYGAIKTAHLSEYLATPSAEYIGITASDIENYDLPTDKLSDMDVRALNAELKDPRFQTSFWKGEIELMLKLKKKAEQQALAKYGLDFVTDTYLPDKLNEFGILRN, encoded by the coding sequence ATGACGAATGAACGCAACACGGAAGCAATAAAACGTCTTTATTCCATATCTGAAGATATTTATGACCAGCTTGAGTCTGGAAAAATTCCTAAAATGGTGCTTCCTCTCAGAACAAAAGCCAATATTAAATTTGATAACCGTTCCCAGGTGTGGAAATACGGAAGTATGAACGGTGTCAGAAGCGCAAAAAAGGTAAAAGGCGCCATGATGCTGCTGAGAACATCGTACATGCTGGAGCTCATCCAGAATATGATTGAAACAAACAAGTCATCTACCTTAAGAGAAGCTTATTACATTTCAGAAGCGTGGGGCAAAGCTAAATTTAATTCACAGGATGAATCCAATCTGCTAGCAGAAGACCTGGAAATAGTTACAGACTGTCTCAGGGAGGACTTCAAGCTCAGGCCAGAAGAAAATGGAGCACACATCATCGGAGATCTAAACATCATTGAAACAGACAGAAAGGGAAAGAAAAAAGCATTGAACTGCAGAGATGATGTTGGAGATTCTGGATACGGCATACCATACAATGTTGAGAAAGAAAAATTAGAGCTGAAGAGTACCAGCGCTAAATTCGTAATTGCAATAGAAACCGGTGGTATGTTTGACCGTCTTGTTGAGAACGGATTCGATGAAAAGAGTGATGGAATATTGGTTCACCTTAAGGGGCAGCCTGCAAGATCCACCAGAAGATTCATAAAACGTTTAAACGATGAAATGGGGCTTCCGGTTATAGTGTTCACGGATGGAGATCCATGGTCCTTTAGGATATATGCATCTGTAGCATATGGTGCAATTAAAACAGCTCACCTTTCTGAATATCTCGCAACCCCATCTGCAGAGTATATTGGTATAACTGCCTCAGATATTGAAAATTATGACCTGCCTACAGATAAGCTGTCGGATATGGATGTAAGAGCACTTAACGCAGAGCTGAAAGACCCTAGATTTCAAACATCATTCTGGAAAGGTGAAATAGAGTTGATGCTAAAATTAAAGAAAAAAGCTGAACAGCAGGCTCTAGCTAAATATGGTCTGGATTTCGTTACAGATACATATCTACCAGATAAACTCAATGAATTTGGAATACTCAGAAATTAA
- a CDS encoding DNA topoisomerase VI subunit B, whose translation MPSKTTTTKTVKSQKDISVSEFFEKNRQILGFDSPVKSLLMGVKEAVDNSLDACEEARILPDILVEISKMDQKEYKVTIEDNGPGIPSAAMPNVFGRLLHGSRFHAVRQSRGQQGIGISATVMCAQITTGKPATARSKVKSAEAAKEIDIIIDTKKNTPVILREEYIPWNEKESGTRITFYMSGRYITGKQSIYEYLRQTAIVNPHASLTFIDPDGHKYIFERATNELPPQSKEIKPHPDGIELGTLMNMVNASSEKSLIKFLQNDFSRISERVAKEICSAAGITETTRLSTMDLEKCKQLQDGIGKVKIMAPQSDCLSPIGENLIRKGLKHVLSDIKPEYYAPPITRDPKSHSGNPFLVEVGIVYGGGLPSDQQVQILRFANRVPLLYQQGACAITKAIEATDWRRYGLEQRGGTGIPYGPAIILVHIASTKIPFTSEAKEAVSAIPQIQEEITLALKACGRSLRTHLNKKERKKKTRAKFEIVQVIIPLMAEKTANVLGKPIPDLRGTITKIMNVVWIDESITYDKGKHRAKITIYNYTPKNQKFKLHTVLPKEGTSLISYSLNPSEVKDDIKLTWDLPRIASTEIFEISFELNGLDKEAYEEMDIYVSNINPVDVMGADPLPGDWDLQGVNFTEVDMVPDVEISEEEDEEPDYDETEEDLYDE comes from the coding sequence ATGCCATCTAAGACGACGACTACAAAAACAGTGAAAAGTCAAAAAGACATTTCAGTTTCAGAATTCTTTGAAAAAAACAGACAGATTCTTGGTTTTGATTCTCCAGTGAAGTCACTGCTTATGGGTGTTAAAGAAGCAGTAGATAATTCTCTGGATGCTTGTGAGGAAGCTAGAATCCTTCCAGACATACTTGTAGAAATATCAAAAATGGATCAAAAAGAATACAAAGTAACTATTGAAGACAACGGTCCTGGTATACCTTCTGCAGCTATGCCGAATGTATTTGGCAGATTGCTGCATGGTTCGAGATTTCATGCTGTGAGACAGTCCAGAGGACAACAGGGTATCGGCATTTCTGCAACGGTAATGTGTGCACAGATTACTACCGGAAAACCTGCAACAGCCAGATCTAAGGTGAAAAGTGCGGAAGCCGCCAAAGAAATTGATATTATCATTGATACTAAAAAGAACACCCCGGTAATCTTAAGAGAAGAGTATATCCCGTGGAATGAGAAAGAGTCTGGAACCCGCATTACATTCTACATGAGCGGAAGATACATCACCGGAAAACAATCAATCTATGAGTATCTCCGGCAAACTGCAATTGTCAATCCTCATGCATCTTTAACATTTATTGATCCAGACGGACACAAATATATCTTTGAAAGGGCAACGAATGAACTGCCTCCCCAGTCAAAGGAGATCAAACCACATCCTGACGGGATTGAACTGGGAACATTGATGAACATGGTAAATGCCAGTTCTGAAAAGAGTCTGATAAAGTTTCTTCAGAATGATTTTAGCAGGATATCAGAACGTGTAGCCAAAGAGATCTGCAGTGCAGCTGGAATAACAGAAACAACCAGATTATCAACGATGGATCTTGAAAAATGCAAACAGCTGCAGGATGGCATAGGAAAAGTAAAGATCATGGCACCGCAGTCTGACTGCCTTTCGCCGATTGGTGAGAACCTGATAAGGAAGGGTTTGAAGCACGTTCTTTCAGACATTAAACCAGAATACTATGCACCTCCCATCACCAGAGATCCCAAATCACATTCGGGGAATCCATTCCTTGTTGAAGTTGGAATAGTATATGGAGGCGGGCTGCCGTCTGATCAACAGGTTCAGATATTGAGATTTGCTAACAGGGTTCCTCTTCTTTATCAGCAGGGCGCATGCGCAATTACAAAAGCGATAGAAGCCACAGACTGGAGAAGATACGGATTGGAGCAGCGTGGCGGAACCGGGATTCCATATGGTCCAGCAATAATTCTTGTGCATATTGCATCCACAAAAATACCATTTACATCAGAAGCTAAAGAAGCAGTTTCTGCAATACCACAGATACAAGAAGAGATAACTCTTGCACTCAAAGCCTGCGGAAGAAGCCTGCGTACACACTTGAATAAAAAAGAAAGAAAAAAGAAAACAAGAGCTAAATTCGAAATTGTTCAGGTCATTATTCCGCTCATGGCAGAAAAAACTGCCAATGTTCTCGGTAAACCAATACCGGATCTAAGAGGAACCATCACAAAAATCATGAATGTCGTATGGATTGATGAGTCAATAACATATGATAAGGGAAAACACCGTGCTAAAATTACAATATACAACTATACTCCAAAAAATCAGAAGTTTAAATTGCACACAGTGTTGCCAAAAGAAGGAACGAGTCTCATATCATATTCATTAAACCCATCAGAAGTTAAAGATGATATAAAATTAACATGGGATCTTCCCCGCATCGCCTCAACAGAAATTTTTGAGATCAGTTTTGAATTGAATGGTCTTGATAAAGAGGCATATGAAGAGATGGACATTTACGTTTCAAATATTAATCCGGTAGATGTGATGGGTGCTGACCCGTTGCCAGGAGACTGGGATCTTCAAGGAGTTAATTTCACGGAAGTAGACATGGTTCCAGATGTGGAAATTAGTGAAGAAGAAGATGAAGAACCCGACTACGATGAGACTGAGGAGGATTTATATGACGAATGA
- a CDS encoding branched-chain amino acid aminotransferase gives MICIRGLERGDIVSIEIHKVEKSRIDEVDFDNLVFGHTFSDHMFQMEYRNNKWNPPAIIPFGKIEVYPSLSSLHYGQSIFEGLKAFRSADGSVNIFRLDKHIARMENSCKRMCIPTLDSEMFKEAVTTLVGLDRQWIPQARGSSLYIRPFIFASENYIGVRVSEKYDFYILTGPVSTYFKEGLSPVKLMTSEGYVRAVRGGLGEAKTAANYAASLLPAMEAQRRGFSQVLWLDALEGKYIDEVGTMNIAFFKDDVLITPPLEGTILPGVTRDSVIQIAKKKGIKVEERRISIDEVMESVKDGSMTEIFGTGTAAVISPVGEVYHNGESVTVNNFKTGPIAKMFYDEITGIQYGEKEDTFGWITKIQ, from the coding sequence TTGATCTGCATTAGGGGTCTGGAACGTGGCGATATCGTGAGTATTGAAATTCACAAGGTTGAAAAAAGCAGAATCGATGAAGTCGACTTTGATAATTTAGTGTTCGGACATACTTTTTCCGATCATATGTTCCAGATGGAGTATCGCAACAACAAGTGGAATCCCCCAGCGATTATTCCTTTTGGAAAGATCGAGGTATATCCATCATTATCAAGCCTGCACTATGGACAAAGCATATTCGAAGGACTGAAAGCATTCCGTTCGGCGGATGGATCTGTTAACATATTCAGACTGGACAAGCACATTGCTAGGATGGAAAATTCATGCAAAAGGATGTGCATTCCAACACTGGATAGTGAAATGTTCAAAGAAGCAGTAACCACACTAGTCGGTCTGGACAGGCAATGGATACCTCAGGCAAGAGGATCCTCATTGTACATACGGCCATTCATATTCGCTTCTGAGAACTACATAGGTGTCAGAGTCTCAGAAAAGTACGATTTTTACATATTAACCGGACCAGTTTCAACATATTTTAAAGAAGGTCTGAGCCCAGTTAAACTGATGACATCTGAAGGATATGTCAGAGCTGTCCGTGGCGGGCTTGGAGAAGCGAAAACAGCCGCGAATTATGCTGCATCACTGTTGCCAGCAATGGAAGCTCAGAGAAGAGGGTTCTCACAGGTTCTATGGTTAGATGCTCTGGAAGGAAAATACATTGATGAAGTGGGAACGATGAATATTGCATTCTTCAAAGATGATGTATTAATCACTCCACCGCTTGAGGGTACAATCCTCCCTGGAGTTACACGCGATAGTGTAATCCAAATTGCAAAGAAAAAAGGCATAAAGGTTGAAGAAAGGAGAATTTCAATTGATGAAGTGATGGAGTCTGTCAAAGACGGAAGCATGACTGAAATCTTTGGAACCGGAACAGCCGCTGTCATCTCGCCTGTTGGAGAGGTGTATCACAATGGGGAAAGTGTAACAGTTAATAATTTCAAAACAGGACCCATTGCAAAAATGTTCTATGATGAGATAACCGGAATCCAGTACGGTGAGAAAGAAGATACATTTGGCTGGATAACAAAGATTCAATAA
- a CDS encoding class I SAM-dependent methyltransferase, which produces MLATCLKVPREKAESIRRRLIESGLLDISFRIKGQGEFILIPVVSKEIDCEYEFVEEELQSQEKTETDYKNIVKMPAELKDYLPASYDIIGEVIIIKLDEELQEYRNEIGNALLKVHPNISTVAEDRGVKGELRVRDLNIIAGKDKTETMHTEHGVRLLLDPAYVYFNPRLATERHRITSLVKDDEIVVDMFAGVGPYSVMIAKYAKPKIVFSMDLNPYAIDYLKKNIEINKVENIIPLEGDSAAMIHDLPPADRIIMNLPHSAHEFFYDALTCLNPGGTIHFYTICERDSLDSVFAKLSMQARSMGSKITIDRLEELKTYSPTMSVYSADIRFSDLDLVEDW; this is translated from the coding sequence GTGCTAGCCACTTGTCTTAAAGTTCCTCGAGAGAAAGCGGAGTCCATACGCAGAAGACTTATAGAATCCGGTTTGCTGGATATTTCATTCAGAATAAAAGGTCAAGGTGAATTTATACTAATACCTGTCGTTTCTAAAGAGATAGATTGTGAGTACGAGTTTGTTGAAGAAGAACTTCAGTCTCAAGAAAAGACAGAAACTGATTATAAGAATATTGTAAAGATGCCTGCAGAGTTAAAGGATTATCTTCCAGCATCGTATGACATTATCGGCGAGGTTATCATCATTAAATTGGATGAGGAACTTCAAGAATATAGAAATGAAATTGGAAATGCTCTGTTGAAAGTGCATCCCAATATCAGTACGGTAGCGGAAGACCGCGGTGTAAAGGGCGAACTGCGGGTACGGGATTTGAATATAATTGCTGGCAAAGATAAAACAGAGACCATGCATACGGAACATGGGGTAAGGTTGCTTCTTGATCCTGCATATGTATACTTTAATCCACGATTAGCTACAGAACGCCACAGGATAACATCTCTTGTGAAAGATGATGAGATTGTTGTGGACATGTTCGCCGGAGTTGGCCCTTACTCAGTAATGATTGCCAAATATGCCAAACCAAAGATCGTATTTTCAATGGATCTGAACCCATATGCTATCGATTATCTGAAAAAAAATATAGAGATAAATAAGGTAGAGAATATAATTCCTCTGGAAGGGGATTCTGCCGCGATGATCCATGATCTTCCTCCGGCCGATAGAATAATTATGAACCTGCCGCACTCCGCTCACGAATTCTTTTATGACGCCCTCACATGCCTGAACCCCGGCGGAACCATCCATTTCTATACGATCTGCGAGAGAGATAGTCTGGATTCCGTATTTGCCAAGCTGTCTATGCAGGCAAGAAGTATGGGATCTAAGATCACTATCGACAGACTGGAAGAGCTTAAAACATACTCTCCGACTATGAGCGTATACAGCGCAGACATTAGATTTTCAGATCTAGATCTTGTCGAGGATTGGTGA
- a CDS encoding FtsZ/tubulin family protein, translated as MDLELIPLGSGSVNPRPPVKAIGIGGAGHNILKDCSLNKVALCTSRDAFIDPVVPAYKLDNDDVQFLNSITPELIGTLNHTSLDKICRLIDGIEMVSIFSGLGGETGSKITPLTAYACKKSTALAVSSVAIPFSAEGQARKKQSAAALPTIVKHSHITISYPNDGLLKLAPDLPLQSALKVMNFFMTKPILDIAGMITKDDISAIKTNLNRSHMRVGIGRGGGTWGEEAAIQEALTSPWFDFDLYEVERALMIISAPKADEYTFKNVMKFLGPKIPHSKILYWTVPTLEDNAESEVTLLLDCPNQH; from the coding sequence ATGGATCTAGAACTAATACCACTAGGATCGGGAAGTGTAAACCCCAGACCTCCGGTCAAAGCAATAGGTATAGGCGGAGCTGGACACAACATTCTAAAAGACTGTTCCTTAAATAAAGTGGCATTGTGTACATCCAGAGACGCATTTATCGATCCGGTTGTACCGGCATATAAACTAGACAATGATGATGTTCAATTTTTAAACTCGATAACTCCCGAGCTTATTGGAACGCTGAATCACACATCCCTTGACAAAATATGCAGATTAATCGATGGCATAGAAATGGTATCGATTTTTTCTGGTCTGGGTGGTGAAACTGGAAGTAAGATCACACCACTTACAGCGTATGCATGCAAAAAATCAACAGCCCTTGCAGTATCGTCAGTTGCCATACCTTTTTCAGCAGAAGGACAGGCCAGAAAAAAACAATCTGCAGCAGCTCTACCGACAATAGTAAAACATTCACATATTACAATCTCATATCCAAACGATGGATTGCTGAAACTTGCACCAGATTTACCACTTCAATCTGCGCTTAAAGTTATGAATTTTTTCATGACGAAACCAATTTTAGACATCGCAGGCATGATCACAAAAGATGACATTTCAGCAATAAAAACAAATCTTAATCGATCCCACATGAGAGTGGGGATAGGACGCGGCGGCGGCACATGGGGTGAAGAAGCCGCCATTCAGGAAGCACTAACATCCCCATGGTTTGATTTTGACCTGTATGAGGTAGAAAGGGCGCTTATGATTATATCTGCACCAAAAGCAGATGAATATACATTTAAAAATGTAATGAAATTTCTGGGTCCTAAGATACCTCACTCAAAGATTCTGTACTGGACTGTTCCAACACTGGAGGATAATGCAGAATCTGAAGTTACATTACTGCTTGACTGCCCTAATCAGCATTGA
- the dph5 gene encoding diphthine synthase yields MGEIIFVGLGMSKPEDMSVKALETLRSSDKIFAEFYTSKLIDSSIEDLENFIGKKITVLKRSDVEEHDTIIEEAKCGKVSFVTAGDPMSATTHVDIRLRAEKENIPTKLVHGVSIFTACAAAFGLQPYKFGRAVTIPFPEPGFLPASPYDNILENFERGLHTLILLDIKADESRYMTANIAMQWLLDAEERLHKNLITDTSLFCAGARIGSSTQKLVAGSPNSILCADLGSPLHCLVMPGKLHFMEAESLCAFAGAPKSILNAD; encoded by the coding sequence ATGGGTGAAATAATATTTGTGGGTTTAGGCATGTCAAAGCCTGAAGACATGAGCGTAAAAGCGCTCGAAACGCTTCGATCATCTGATAAAATCTTTGCGGAATTTTACACATCCAAGCTCATCGATTCATCAATAGAAGACTTAGAAAATTTTATTGGCAAAAAAATCACGGTTTTAAAAAGATCAGATGTTGAAGAGCATGATACTATAATCGAAGAGGCAAAATGTGGAAAAGTATCATTTGTGACAGCTGGAGATCCCATGTCTGCCACGACTCATGTGGATATAAGGTTGAGAGCTGAAAAGGAAAATATTCCTACGAAGCTAGTACACGGCGTCTCGATCTTTACAGCATGCGCTGCAGCTTTCGGCCTTCAGCCTTATAAATTTGGAAGAGCAGTAACAATTCCATTTCCTGAACCTGGTTTTCTTCCAGCATCTCCATATGATAATATTCTGGAGAATTTTGAACGCGGACTTCACACATTGATTCTTTTAGACATCAAAGCTGATGAAAGCAGGTATATGACGGCGAACATTGCCATGCAGTGGCTGTTGGATGCTGAAGAAAGACTGCATAAAAATTTAATAACGGATACCTCGCTGTTTTGTGCTGGAGCAAGGATTGGTTCTTCAACTCAAAAATTAGTTGCCGGATCTCCAAACAGTATTCTATGTGCAGATCTTGGATCACCGCTTCATTGTCTAGTTATGCCTGGGAAGCTGCACTTCATGGAAGCCGAGTCATTATGTGCATTTGCCGGAGCACCAAAATCTATTCTCAATGCTGATTAG
- a CDS encoding mRNA surveillance protein pelota, protein MYEILMRVLNQEEQTGEIKVLIETLDDLWHLYNIINPGDIVIAVTFRRDEVKADKIRAERAEKKRMVLGIRVEKIEFHDSESRLRILGVIEEGPQDIGAHHTLILSERENLTIRKEEWSKVALERIARAVDDSKKPKILFIAIETDEAYLAASRQFGIQEIATINASSSGKMYDQKESGDFYGEVLEKIKMSYEPGTPIVILGPGFAKETLMSLGKSKEPEIFANSYIYHTGQAGTAGIQELMKSGMGAEVIKDSRISMETKLVEEALERIAKDNLISYGPLDVKHAADMSAIDTLLVLDSEIRKNNVESIMNQVEEARGKVVVISENFEAGKKLESIGGIAALLRFSI, encoded by the coding sequence ATGTATGAGATTCTCATGCGCGTTCTCAATCAAGAAGAACAAACAGGAGAGATCAAAGTTCTTATTGAGACTCTCGACGACCTGTGGCATTTATACAATATTATCAACCCTGGAGATATTGTAATAGCTGTCACATTCAGACGGGATGAAGTAAAGGCAGATAAGATCCGTGCAGAACGTGCAGAAAAGAAGAGAATGGTTTTAGGAATCAGGGTTGAGAAAATAGAGTTTCATGATTCTGAATCAAGACTCCGCATATTAGGTGTGATCGAAGAGGGACCGCAGGATATAGGTGCCCATCACACACTGATATTGAGTGAAAGAGAAAATCTTACAATCAGAAAAGAAGAGTGGAGCAAAGTAGCTTTAGAACGGATTGCAAGAGCAGTTGATGATTCCAAAAAGCCAAAGATATTGTTCATAGCCATCGAGACTGATGAGGCGTATTTGGCAGCGTCCAGGCAGTTTGGAATTCAGGAAATTGCAACAATAAATGCATCTTCATCTGGAAAAATGTATGATCAGAAAGAATCCGGAGACTTTTACGGAGAAGTGCTGGAAAAAATAAAAATGAGCTATGAACCAGGAACTCCAATTGTTATACTCGGCCCGGGATTCGCCAAAGAGACTTTAATGTCTCTGGGGAAATCAAAAGAACCAGAGATCTTCGCAAATTCATACATATATCATACAGGGCAGGCAGGTACAGCTGGTATCCAGGAGCTTATGAAGTCCGGAATGGGGGCAGAGGTCATAAAGGATTCCAGAATCTCCATGGAGACTAAGCTCGTAGAAGAAGCATTAGAAAGAATAGCCAAAGACAACCTAATCTCATATGGTCCATTGGACGTTAAACACGCTGCGGATATGAGCGCCATCGACACGTTATTAGTTCTTGATTCAGAGATAAGAAAAAACAACGTGGAATCGATTATGAATCAGGTTGAAGAGGCCCGAGGAAAGGTAGTGGTTATAAGTGAAAATTTTGAAGCTGGAAAAAAGCTTGAATCCATCGGAGGGATTGCTGCTCTTTTACGCTTCAGCATTTAA